The DNA sequence GACGCCCACTGGCAGTTGGGCATGCGGGCGCAGAATCTGTTCGACAAGCAGTACCTGTATTGCTCGGGTACATGCCGATATGGGGACCGTTTGACGGTGATGGGGACGGCAAGCTATCGCTGGTGAAGCCGGATGCCGCCGCCCCTGTGCCTATCAGGCGCCGCGGGTGACGGATCCGCCTTGCTTGCCGCGCTTGCCCGGGTTCTTCCGGTGGGTGGTCTTGCCACGGACGACGTCGAGCGTGGCGGCGGTAGCGTACATGAAGCCGAAGCTGGCGTGGGTCATGGTGCTCTCCTGTTGAAACGCCGGCGGAACGAGGCTGTTCCGACGTGCGAATGCCCCAAGTCTACGCGAGTCCGCCCGGCTCGGGGCGGCGCACCCCCGCCATGCCACGGCCGGAAACCGATGTAACGCGTGTTCACAGACGAGCCTGTCCAGGATGGACCCATCCGCAAAACAAGTGAATCCATCCGAATAATCGATTGGCCCAGTCGCGCCGCCCCGCAATAGAGTCTCTGGCATACCGTTGATAAAGTCCATTATCCGGTTGATCAAAACAACTAGCTGACCCAGTCAGCAGATCCAGACATTCCACGGAGACAGAATCATGCGTGCGTCCAAGCCTTGTTCCCCCGGCGGTGGCCGGTCCCGGGCTCCTGCCCTTCATCGCCGTCTGCATTCCGGCCTGCGCGCCGGTGTGCTCATCCTTGGCGCCCCGCTGATCGTTGCGGCGTGCGGGGGCGACGACGATGACGCGAATGCAGGCACGACGCCGCCACCTGTCGCCATGAGTTGCGCCAGCATGGTCGGCATGGCGCTGCCCGATGCGACCATTACCGCGGCAACCGAAGTCGCTGCCGGCCCCTTTGTTCCGACCGGCACCGCCAGCTATACCGTGCCGGCTTTCTGCCGCCTGCAAGGCCGGTCCGCCCCCACCAGCGACTCGCTCATCAACTTCGAAGTGTGGGTCCCCAAGGCCACTGCCTGGAACGGCAAGGTCGTGGTCACCGGCAACGGCGGCTACAGCCCGGCGTTGAGCTACGGCGACATGGTGGCCGCCCTGGGCCGCGGTTACGCCACGGTCGGCGGCGACACCGGCCACCAGAGCGCCGATCCCAATGACCTCAAATTCGGCATCGGCCACCCCGAAAAGATCCGCGACTGGGGCACCCGGTCCATCCACGCAATCACCCAGGCCGCCAAACCCGCGATCACCGCCGTGCAAGGCAAGACCATCGCGCGGTCCTACTACCAGGGCTGCTCCACCGGCGGCCACCAGGGCTATGCCGAAGTGCAGCGCTACCCCGCCGACTTCGACGGCGTGATCGCTGGCGCACCGGGCAACAACCGCACCGCATTGAACGCGGGCTTCATGTGGCAGTTCCTGGCCAACCACGCGCAGAACGACAACACCACGCCCATCCTGACCAACGCCAAGATCCAGCTTGTGACGCGCCAGGCCGTCGCGGCTTGCGATGCCAAAGACGGCGTGACCGACGGCGTCATCAGTGACCCCCGCCGATGCACGCCCGATGTGTTTAACGTCGCCAGCCTGCAATGCACTGGCGCCGACAACGCCAACTGCCTGACCGCGCCGCAAGTCAGCGCCATGCAGAAAATGTATTCGGGCGCGCGCAACCTGCGCACCGGCGAACAGGTCTACCCGGGCTGGCCCGTCGGCAGTGAATCCGGCTGGGCCTCGTACTGGGGCACCACCGAACCCACCCGTGCCGACTACTGGCGCTACTGGGTCTTCAACGATCCGAATTGGAACTGGTGGACCTTCGACTTCGACCAGGGCATGGCCACGGCACGCACCACTGTCGGTCCCCTGGTGGACCAGCTCAGCACCGACGTCTCCGCCTTCAAGGCACGCGGCGGCAAGCTGCTGGTCTATAACGGCTGGGCCGATCCCGTCGTCAACCCGATCGACACCATCGCCTACTTCGATCGCCTGGCCCAGGCCCAAGGCTCGCCCGCCCAGGTGGCCAGCTTTGCGCGGCTGTTCCTCGTCCCGGGCATGGGCCACTGCGGCGGCGGCACCGGCACGTCGACCGTCGACTGGCTGACCGCACTCGACACCTGGGTGGAAAGCGGCGTCGCCCCCGACGCCTTGCCGGCCAGCCGGGTCGCGAACCAGGTCGTGAACCGCACGCGGCCCATCTGCGCGTATCCCAAGGAAGCGAAGTATTCGGGCACCGGCAGCATCGACGACGCGGCCAACTTCACCTGCGGTTGAACGCGCCGCTCAGGCTGTTCCGAACACCAGGGCGCGGTGCAATGCCGTGCCTGCCGTGACCCCATCCGCCGACGCCCACGTGGCGTTGTGCGGTGCCCGCGCCGCGTCCCCTGCGGCGAAGACGCCGGGCACCGTGGTCATCTTCATGGCATCGGTCGCGATGATCGGACCGAACATGCTGTCCGCAAGCTCGCATCCCAATTGCGCCGCGATCGGGCTGTTCAGGCGGGTCACGGGCGCAAGATACAAAGCCTCGATCGGCACCGTGCGCCCGTCTGCCAATGCGACGCCGCTCAATGCCGGGGCGTCGCCTTGCAGGGCACGAATAGGCGCTGGTTCAATCGCGACACCTCGGGCTGCGAGCAGGGCGCGGCCATCCGCATCCAGGGCATCCTGGCCGTCCAGAAACAGGGTGGTCGGGCCCCATTCCGCAATCAGCACCGCGTGCTGCGCCGCGTGGACTGATCGCCCGATCACGCCCAGCGCGTTGCCGCCGTATTCATAGCCGTGGCAATAGGGGCAATGCAGCACGCTCTGGCCCCAGCGCTCGGTCATCCCTTCAATCGGCGGCAGTTCGTCCGACACGCCAAAGGCCAACAGCAACTTGCTGGCAGTGCGCTGCACGCCTGACGCCATGCGCAGCGTGAACTGCCCGTCCTGACCCTCGGCCTTGATCGCTTCATCCTGCACAAACGACACGGTCGGATACGCCAGCACCTGTTCGCGAGCCCGGCTCAGCATCTCGGCTGGCGCCTGGCCGTCGTGGCCAAAGAAGCCGTGCGATGCGGTAGCGAACCGGTTGCGGGGCAAGCCGGTGTCGACGATGCAGACCTTGCGGCCCGCGCGCCCCAGTTGAATCGCGGCTGACAGGCCGGCATAGCTGCCGCCCACGATGATGGCGTCATGGTGCATGGTGGTGATCTCCCGGATTCCCGTGGTGAAGGGCCAGGCGGCGCCCGAAGTCGTCGGCCAGCGCCGACAGCGGCACCTGCGCGAAGCGTTCGAGCAGCAACGCCTCGGCGTCCTTGAAAGCGTCTTCCAGCGCCGCATTCACGGCCTGTTCGACCAGACAGCCGGGCGCTTCGGTGCGATGGCCCATCGCAAACGGCTCGGGCGCGCCCAGGGCGTCATACACGTCCCGCAACGTGAGCGCGCTCAAATCGCAGGCCAGTGACCAGCCCCCGCCGTGCCCCTTCTCGGACCGGACATAGCCCATGTCGCGCAGGCCGGCCATGACGCGGCGCACGACCACGGCATGCGTGCACATCATGTGGGCCATGGCTTCGGACGTGACGGGAGTGGGGCTTTGGGCCATGTGCAGCAGTACGTGCAACACGCCCGACAATCGGCTGTCTCTTTTCATGCAACAAATGATATTGCATGAGTTCGGACGGCGTCAACGGTTCAGGCCCGGCAAGCGTCGCGCCCCTGCCGGCCGCGATCATGCGTGTCAGCCATACCGGGTATGGCTCACGATGTATCGACGGGCCTGCGCGCCGCGCCTATGTTTGTCACATGGCGCGGGGGACGCGGCCGATGCAGGATTCCGGAGCAGGTTCAAGGAACCTGCCCAAGCCGCGGCCGTCACTTCGCCGCGATCACCTCGAGTTCCAGCAACCAGGCCGGATTCACCAGCCCCGCGATCTGCAGCACCATGCGCGCGGGCCAGGCGCTGTCCTGCCCGGCAAAGAACTCGGCCCAGGCGGCGTTGAAACCGTCGAAGTCCATCTTGCCGAGCTCCGGGTCGGCGACCAGGCTTGCGCGCATATGCACTACGTCGCGCATCGACAGGTCCATGCCGGCAAGGATGCCATCCAGGCGTTTGAGCGTGCTCAAGGTCTGGCGATAGGTATCGCCGTAGGCAGCGCGGCTGTCGGGCGGCGCGGCGGGATCGATGACGGAAGGCATCTGGCCGCTCAGGTACCAGGTGGTGGCGCCGGGCGGAACGCCCACCGCGCGGCTGATGGGTGATCGGCTGCCGGGGACGGGAACGTGGGTGAAGGGAAGGGTGGCGGACATTGCAGATCTCCAAGCGCGGCAGTCATTGATAACGCTGTAATTGTATGATTATCATATAAACCAGTCTACGGAGCCGAACGATGCAAGAAGCGTGTGATGTCCTGGATCTGCTGCGTGCGCATCGCAGCGAACGCGATTTCACCGGTCAGCCGGTGTCCGACGACACGCTCGAAAAAGTGTTCGATGCCGCACGCCGTTCGCCTACCTGGAACAACGCGCAGAACGTGTCGTGGGTCGTCGTTCGCGATGCCGACAAGCGGGCCAGGCTGGCGCAATACTGCGGCAATCAGACCTGGATCGCCCGGACCCCGGTCTTTGTCGTGCTGCTCATGGACTTTCACAAGACCGCGCTGGCCGCCCGCAAGCAGGGACGCGAGCAGGTCGTGCACGACAACGTCAACAGCCTGCTGATTGGCGGCGTCGACACCGGCATCGTCATGGCCACCATGATGACGGCGGCGCGTGCGCTCGGGCTCGATGTCTGTCCGATCGGCGGGGTGCGCCGCCAGATGCAGGACGTGGTCGACCTGCTCGAACTGCCGCCGCTGGTGGTGCCGATGGCCGGCATCTGCATGGGCCATGTCGAGACTCGTTCGACCCTGCCCAAGCCCCGGTTCGATCTGGCTGCCTCCTGGCACGACGAGGTCTACCGCGACCACGCATTGCCCGACACCATCGATGCGCTCGATGCGCGGATGCAGGATTACTCGCAGGCCCTGGGCCGCCCCGATGCGCAGAATTGGTCCGATGCCATCTCCAGCCGATACGCCGTCCCGACCTACACCACCGTGGCCGCCACGCTGGTCAGGCAGGGCTTTCGTTTCCCCATGCCGACCGCGGAGGACGCCGCCCCGACCCCATGAATGATGCATGTGCCGCCCGACAAGACCAGGCGTGAGGAGACGCCCCCCGCAACGTTTTTCAAAGACTTCGAGGCAATATGGATCGTCGAACAGTATTGAAGGCAATGGGTCTCATGGCGCCGATGCCCTGGATGGCATCGGCAGTCGCGCAGGACGTCTATCCGTCCCGTCCGATACGGATCGTCGTGCAGTACCCGCCTGGCGGCGTGACCGACGTGGCGGCGCGCCTGGTGGGCGACATCCTGAACCGCAAGTATGGCCAGCCCGTCATCATCGAGAATCGTCCGGGCGCCAGCGGCGTGATCGGTCAGCAGTACGTGGCAGGCTTGCCTGCCGACGGCTACACCCTGATCACGGGCGGCCTGGGCGGCAATGTCATTCCGCCGGTCACGGTGCGCAACCTGCCGCTCGACGTGGTCAAGTCCTTCGTGCCGATCGCGCAGGTCGCTGAATTCGTCAACGTGTTGGTGGTGTCCAGCAACTATCCGGCCAACTCGGTCAAGGACCTGATCGCGCGGGCCAAGGCGGCCAAGGCGCCGCTCAGCTACGGCACCAACGGATTGGGATCCTCGGCGCATCTGACCAGCGAACTGTTCGGTTCGACCACGGGCGTCGCGTTGATGCATGCGCCGTACAAGGGCAGCAGCGAAGCCCTGATCGACACGGCCAACGGCAACCTGGACTTCTGTTTCTCCAATCTGCCGCCCCTGGTGCCGCTGCTGAAAGCCGGCAAGCTCAAGGCGTTGGCCGTGACCAGTCCCTATCGCACCAAGCAGTTGCCCGACGTGCCCACCATGGCCGAAGCCGGCGTCGCCGACTTTGCCGTCACCAGCTGGCTGGGTATCTACGGGCCGTCTAAAATGCCGGCCGCATTGGTTGCGCAACTGGGCCGCGACATTGCCGAAGGCCTGGCCCAACCCGACATGATGGCGCGCATCGAAGCGGCGGGGTTCGAGCCGCGGCCCCAAGACGCGCCGGCTTTCCTTGCCACCAACCAGAGCGAACTGGCGCGGTGGGACAAGATCGCCCAACAGTCCCAGGTCGCGCTGGAATTCGGCAAGTAGGGCGCGCGGTCAGTCCTTGCGGCGCGCCGACTCCAGGTAATCGAGGTCGAACTCCATGCCCCAGCCCGGACCGTCGGGCAGGGTGTAGTACCCGTCCTCGAAAGGCCGCGCTTTCTGATTGCCGATCAGCTGATAAAAGAACGGGTCGCGCCACGGCAGCATGACTTCGGCAAACATGCCGTTGCCGACCCCGGCCGACATCATCAGGCCGATCTGCGGTTCCAGATGCTGCAGCACGCTGACGCCAAAGGCCGACGCCATGGCCGCCACCCGACGCCATTCGGTCGGGCCGCCCCCCCAGCCCGCATCAAAGTTGCAGATATCGATGGCATTCGCCACCATCAGGTCACGGCAGCCGAAGCGCGACAGTTCGCTCTGGCCGGCCGCGATCGGCACGCCGCTGATCGCGCGCACCATGGCCATGTCCGACCGGTCGTTGTCCCAGTGGCAGGGTTCTTCGAACCAGGCCAGGTCCAGGTCGCGGGTCATCGAAATGAATTGCAGCGCCTGCTGCCGGTTCCAGCCCTGATTGGCATCCACCGCCAACGTAAAGTCCGAACCGCCCGCGCGGCGCACGGTGCGCGCGCGCTCCGCATCTTCGGCGGGCGTCTTGCCCCCCAGCTTCAACTTCAGGCCATGAATGCCGAAGGCCTTCAGCTCGGCCACTTCGTCGGTCAGCCCTTCCAGGTCGCCGGTGGTGCGGTAGTAGCCGCCCAGCGCCACGACCGGCACGCGCGTTTTTGCGCCCCCCCACAACACATGCAGCGGCACGCCCAGCAGTTTGCCCACGGCATCATGCAAGGCGGCATCGATGTGCGCCTGCGCGCGCAGGGCCACGCGCCGATCCCGCAGGAACGGTTCGGTGGCCTTGCGGGTCAGGGCCCACAGATCTTCGATCGCGGCCACGCGTTGCCCGACCAGCAGGGGTTCGAGTTCGGTGTGGATGAGCTTGATGATCGCGGGCTGCAGTTCCTCGTCATTGCCGACGAAGCATTCGCCGATCACGCCCGCGTCGGTGTGGATGCGGGTCACGATCGTGCAGCGATGCGTCAGTTTCAACGTCGATCCGGTCGCGGCGCGGTCCAGCTTGACGCGCAACGGGATCGTCTCGATACGGACGATGCGGGCACGGGCAAGCGCGGAGGTGTCGGTGGCAGGTGCGGTCATGGACGGTCGCTCTCGGTGCGGGGATCGGAGGAAGAAGCAGAAGCAGAAGCAGACGCCAGCGGCAGGCGCGCAAAGATCGTGCGCCGCGTGTTGCGGAAGCTGGGGCGCACGCGGCTGCTCCAGGGCGTGGCGGTAACCGCCGTCCACGCAGCGGTCTGGCGGGCCGACGGATCCACCAGGTCGTAGCAGGCGTAGTAGCGCGGCGAGCCCTGGGCCGCCACCAGCCGCCGCGACAGCACATTGCCTTCCACGGCCGCCAGGCCCGGCAGGTGTTCCTGCTCGTACCAGGCGTTCATGTCGCCCTCGGCATCGGGCGCAATGTCGGTCTCGACAATGTAGTGGAAGGGCGCGGGCTGGCCGGCCGACTTGCCAGGCAGCACGGTGGTCTCGGTCAATTCGACCGTCTCGGTGCGCAGCCCTTCAAACAGGGCCGGATCGATATCGGCCCGGTCCAGGATCAGATAGGTGTCATCCGACTGCGTGGAGGCCAGCGCATCCTTAATGGGATTGACGCCCAGCGCGGCCACGAGCCGCGACGACAACTGGCGCAGCGCATCGGCATCCAGCGCGCGGCCAAGGATTTTGACAAGGTGGGTGGAACGGGGCAAGGCAGTCTCCGCAAGAAGGCGAGTCGGACGCAAGGCGGCCGGATGATGCGAATCCTGCGCGCTTTGACCGGGCCGAACAAGCCGACCCAGGGGGTTTCTGCTATCAGGTTTCGTTATATCCTTCGGGTCATGGACCTTCAGCAGATAGCCTATTTCGTGCAGGTGGCCGACCTGTGCAGCTTTTCCCGCGCCGCCCACGTGCTTGGGGTCACCCAGCCGGCGCTCAGCCGCCAGGTCAGCCTGCTCGAGGCGGAACTGGGCTGCCGGCTGCTTCATCGGCATGGCCGCGGCGTGGTCCCGACCGAGGCTGGACAGCGCATGCTGGCGCACGGCCAGGCGCTACTGGCGCATGCCGAACAGGTCAAGCGCGACGTGCGCGCCGTGATCGACACCGGCGCGGGGCGCGTCAGCATCGGGCTGCCGCCGCGCGTGGCGCACTGCCTGACGCCCGTGCTGCTGCGCGCCTTTCGCGATTCGGACCCACAGGTCGCCATCAATGTGGTCGAAGCCCTGAGCGCCCAGTTGCGCGAAGCCCTGCTGGCCGGCCGGCTCGATCTGGCGCTGCTCTACGATCCGCCGGCCACGTCGCAGCTGGACTGCGTGCCGCTGTTCCGCGAAGAAATGGTGCTGGTAGGCCATCCGCCCGATGGCGATCGGCTGCCCGCGGCCATCCCGGTGGCGGACCTGGGGCGCTATCCCATGATCCTGCCGAGCCGGCCCAATGCCATCCGGACCGTTGTTGAAGCGGCCTGCCGCACGCAAGATGTCGCGCTCGATATCGTGGCCGAGGTCGACGCCGTGCACACGCAACTGCGGATGGCGGCGGAAGGGCAGGGCTATACCGTGCTGCCGCGAAGCACCCTGTCGGCCACCGCGCGTGCGGCCGATCTGGCGTGGGCGCCCATCGGCAGCCCGGCCTTGCGCAACCGCCTGGTACTGGCCACGTCGCGCAGCAAGCCGCCCGGCGCGGCAGGCGGGGCGGTGGGCGCGTTGATCCAACGCATCGATTGGACCGCGCTGTTCGAGGGCCGGCCGGCCTTGCCCTGAAAGCATCCGGGTCATCCCGACCACCCCGGCAGACGATCGCCAAGGTTTGCATAAAAAGCAAACCTGGCATCGATTAATTCCAATTGTAGAAAGGCTGTTCCGGTAATAAAGTGGCCCGTCGAATTCAGAAGGACCCTGCCCGTGACCCGCCAATCCGCCATCCAGCATGCCCTGCATCATCTTGACTCCGGGGACTTTGCCGAGGTCCTGGGCCGCCGTGTCGCCATGGCGACCGAGAGCGAAGAAGCCGGTCAGGCGCCGGTCCTGCATGCCTATCTGACCGATGACATTGCCCCGGCCTTGTCCGCCATGGGCTTCGTCTGCACCACCTATCCGAACCCCACCGGACGCGATCTGCCCTTCCTGGTGGCGGACCGTATCGAGGACAGCACCCTGCCGACGGTGCTGCTCTATGGCCACGGCGACGTGGTCCGCGGGCAGGCCGCATCCTGGCGCGATGGCCTGGACCCCTGGACGCTGGTGCACGACGCCGGCCGCTGGTTCGGCCGCGGCACTGCCGACAACAAGGGGCAGCACTCGATCGTATTCGCCGCGCTGCAGGCCGCGATCGACGCGCGCCAGGGCCGGCTGGGCTACAACGTCCGGATCCTGCTCGAGATGGGCGAAGAAGCCGGCTCGCCGGGCCTGCTCGAATTCTGCCGCGCCCAGCGTTCGCGCTTGTCAGCCGACCTGCTGATCGCCAGCGACGGGCCCCGCCTGGCCGCCGAACGGCCGACCCTGTTCATGGGGTCGCGTGGCGCCGTCAACTTCGAACTGCGCGTGGCCTCGCGCGATCGGGCCTACCACTCGGGCAACTGGGGCGGGCTGCTCGAAAACCCCGCGATCGTGCTGACGCATGCGCTGGCCAGTCTGGTCGACGCGCGTGGCCGCATCGTCATCGACGCGCTGCGTCCGCCCGCCATGCCCGACACGGTGGACCGCGCGGTCCGCGATCTGCAGGTCGGGACGGGCGCCGATGATCCGGTCGTGGATCCGACCTGGGGCGAACCAGGCCTGAATGCCGCGCAGCAGGTGTTCGGCTGGAACACGCTGGAAATCCTGACCCTGGATGCCGGCCAGCCCGCCAAGCCCGTCAACGCCATTCCGGCCAGGGCCAGCGCGTGGTGTCAGTTGCGCTTCGTGGTCGGCACCGACTGGCAGCAGCTGGAGCAGCACGTGCGCGCGCATCTGGACGCCGCCGGGTTTCCGATGGTGCAGATCACGATCGGCGCCCGGGCAGGCGCGACGCGGCTCGATCCGCAAGACCCGTGGGTGCAGTGGGCCGCGCAGTCGGTCACGGCCACTACCGGCCAGGCCCCGGTGCTGCTGCCCAACCTGGGCGGCTCCTTGCCCAATGATGTGTTTGCTGACGAACTCGGTCTGCCCACGCTCTGGGTGCCGCATTCCTATCCTGCGTGCGCCCAGCACGCGCCCAATGAACACCTGCTTGAAAGCGTGACCCGCGAAGGGCTGGCCATGATGGCCGGCCTGTTCTGGGACCTGGGGGACGCGGGCGCAGGCCTGCGCGAGGGCGCGGCGCGACGGCGCCTTGCGGCCTGACAGGGCCCCCATGCATCCGGCCTGACAGGCACGCCCCCACGCCCCACCGTCCGCCCCAAGATCTTTTCATCAGCACACTGATTGAATCCGGCTTTCGCCCTTCTTCATCCTGGAACCGCCATGCACCGCATCGTCTGTACCCTTGCCGCCGCGTTGTCCGTCCTGGTCACCGCGCAGGCCCACGCCGCCTATCCCGACCATCCCATCAAGATCGTTGTCCCGTTCCCGCCGGGCGGTGGCACCGATGCCGTGGCGCGTGTGCTGGCGCAAAAGCTGGGCGACAAGCTGGGTCAGACCGTCATCGTTGAAAACCGTCCGGGCGCCGCGACCGTGATCGGCGCACAGGCCGTGGCCCGCGCCGCGCCCGATGGCTACACGTTGATGATCTCCGGTTCCAGCACCTATTCGGTTCTGCCGGCCCTGAAAAAAGACCTGCCCTACAAGCCGCTCGCCAGCTTCGAGCAGATCGGCATCGTCGCGCTGGCGCCGTCGGTGCTGGTGGGCAAGCCCGACCTGGCCGCCACGTCGCTGGCGGACCTGGTCGCCCTGGCCAAGGCCCAGAGCAGCAAGGGCGGCGTCACCTACGGCACCTTTGGCGCCGGGTCGGCCCCGCACCTGGCCGGTGAAATGTTCGCGCAGACTATCGGCGCGACCATGCTGGCGGTGCCCTACAAGGGCAGCGCGCAGCTCACCACGGCCCTGATTGGCGGCGAACTGGACTGGGCCGTCGACACCGTGGCGTCGGCCGCGCCGCACGTCAACGCCGGCCGCATGAAAGCCTTTGCCGTGTCGGGTGACCACCGCATGCCGCAGTTGCCGAACGTCCCGACGCTCAAGGAAGCCGGCCTGCCCCCCAGTGCCGGCCTGGTCGGCTGGTATGGCTTCGTGGCTCCGGCATCGACGCCCGCGCCCATCATCGACACGATCCGCAAGGCGACCGAAGACGTGATGCAAGACGCCGAGGTCCGCAAGGTCTTCACCACCAATGGCTTCGAGCCGGTCATGCTGGGGCGCGACGCCTTCCGCGACAAGGTCAACGCCGAAATCGCGCAGTTCACCGCCGTGGCGCAGCGCGGCGCGATCTCGATGGACTGATGAGAAGAAGGCAGCCATGCGCCGGTGACAGGTGTACGCTGTCACGACGCCTGGCTGGCCAGTCACGCCTCATCGTCAGGCCTCATCGTCTTTACCGGTCGCTGTCATGGATTCTCGTCCCCTGCAGGAAACGGGCGTGCGCTACTTCCTCGAAGTCGTGCGCTGCGGTTCGATCACTGCCGCATCCGAACGGCTCAATGTCGGCG is a window from the Pigmentiphaga litoralis genome containing:
- a CDS encoding tannase/feruloyl esterase family alpha/beta hydrolase is translated as MRASKPCSPGGGRSRAPALHRRLHSGLRAGVLILGAPLIVAACGGDDDDANAGTTPPPVAMSCASMVGMALPDATITAATEVAAGPFVPTGTASYTVPAFCRLQGRSAPTSDSLINFEVWVPKATAWNGKVVVTGNGGYSPALSYGDMVAALGRGYATVGGDTGHQSADPNDLKFGIGHPEKIRDWGTRSIHAITQAAKPAITAVQGKTIARSYYQGCSTGGHQGYAEVQRYPADFDGVIAGAPGNNRTALNAGFMWQFLANHAQNDNTTPILTNAKIQLVTRQAVAACDAKDGVTDGVISDPRRCTPDVFNVASLQCTGADNANCLTAPQVSAMQKMYSGARNLRTGEQVYPGWPVGSESGWASYWGTTEPTRADYWRYWVFNDPNWNWWTFDFDQGMATARTTVGPLVDQLSTDVSAFKARGGKLLVYNGWADPVVNPIDTIAYFDRLAQAQGSPAQVASFARLFLVPGMGHCGGGTGTSTVDWLTALDTWVESGVAPDALPASRVANQVVNRTRPICAYPKEAKYSGTGSIDDAANFTCG
- a CDS encoding NAD(P)/FAD-dependent oxidoreductase, whose translation is MHHDAIIVGGSYAGLSAAIQLGRAGRKVCIVDTGLPRNRFATASHGFFGHDGQAPAEMLSRAREQVLAYPTVSFVQDEAIKAEGQDGQFTLRMASGVQRTASKLLLAFGVSDELPPIEGMTERWGQSVLHCPYCHGYEYGGNALGVIGRSVHAAQHAVLIAEWGPTTLFLDGQDALDADGRALLAARGVAIEPAPIRALQGDAPALSGVALADGRTVPIEALYLAPVTRLNSPIAAQLGCELADSMFGPIIATDAMKMTTVPGVFAAGDAARAPHNATWASADGVTAGTALHRALVFGTA
- a CDS encoding Rrf2 family transcriptional regulator; the encoded protein is MKRDSRLSGVLHVLLHMAQSPTPVTSEAMAHMMCTHAVVVRRVMAGLRDMGYVRSEKGHGGGWSLACDLSALTLRDVYDALGAPEPFAMGHRTEAPGCLVEQAVNAALEDAFKDAEALLLERFAQVPLSALADDFGRRLALHHGNPGDHHHAP
- a CDS encoding RidA family protein — protein: MSATLPFTHVPVPGSRSPISRAVGVPPGATTWYLSGQMPSVIDPAAPPDSRAAYGDTYRQTLSTLKRLDGILAGMDLSMRDVVHMRASLVADPELGKMDFDGFNAAWAEFFAGQDSAWPARMVLQIAGLVNPAWLLELEVIAAK
- a CDS encoding nitroreductase family protein encodes the protein MQEACDVLDLLRAHRSERDFTGQPVSDDTLEKVFDAARRSPTWNNAQNVSWVVVRDADKRARLAQYCGNQTWIARTPVFVVLLMDFHKTALAARKQGREQVVHDNVNSLLIGGVDTGIVMATMMTAARALGLDVCPIGGVRRQMQDVVDLLELPPLVVPMAGICMGHVETRSTLPKPRFDLAASWHDEVYRDHALPDTIDALDARMQDYSQALGRPDAQNWSDAISSRYAVPTYTTVAATLVRQGFRFPMPTAEDAAPTP
- a CDS encoding Bug family tripartite tricarboxylate transporter substrate binding protein, with protein sequence MAPMPWMASAVAQDVYPSRPIRIVVQYPPGGVTDVAARLVGDILNRKYGQPVIIENRPGASGVIGQQYVAGLPADGYTLITGGLGGNVIPPVTVRNLPLDVVKSFVPIAQVAEFVNVLVVSSNYPANSVKDLIARAKAAKAPLSYGTNGLGSSAHLTSELFGSTTGVALMHAPYKGSSEALIDTANGNLDFCFSNLPPLVPLLKAGKLKALAVTSPYRTKQLPDVPTMAEAGVADFAVTSWLGIYGPSKMPAALVAQLGRDIAEGLAQPDMMARIEAAGFEPRPQDAPAFLATNQSELARWDKIAQQSQVALEFGK
- a CDS encoding mandelate racemase/muconate lactonizing enzyme family protein codes for the protein MTAPATDTSALARARIVRIETIPLRVKLDRAATGSTLKLTHRCTIVTRIHTDAGVIGECFVGNDEELQPAIIKLIHTELEPLLVGQRVAAIEDLWALTRKATEPFLRDRRVALRAQAHIDAALHDAVGKLLGVPLHVLWGGAKTRVPVVALGGYYRTTGDLEGLTDEVAELKAFGIHGLKLKLGGKTPAEDAERARTVRRAGGSDFTLAVDANQGWNRQQALQFISMTRDLDLAWFEEPCHWDNDRSDMAMVRAISGVPIAAGQSELSRFGCRDLMVANAIDICNFDAGWGGGPTEWRRVAAMASAFGVSVLQHLEPQIGLMMSAGVGNGMFAEVMLPWRDPFFYQLIGNQKARPFEDGYYTLPDGPGWGMEFDLDYLESARRKD
- a CDS encoding DUF4286 family protein, with amino-acid sequence MPRSTHLVKILGRALDADALRQLSSRLVAALGVNPIKDALASTQSDDTYLILDRADIDPALFEGLRTETVELTETTVLPGKSAGQPAPFHYIVETDIAPDAEGDMNAWYEQEHLPGLAAVEGNVLSRRLVAAQGSPRYYACYDLVDPSARQTAAWTAVTATPWSSRVRPSFRNTRRTIFARLPLASASASASSSDPRTESDRP
- a CDS encoding LysR family transcriptional regulator, producing the protein MDLQQIAYFVQVADLCSFSRAAHVLGVTQPALSRQVSLLEAELGCRLLHRHGRGVVPTEAGQRMLAHGQALLAHAEQVKRDVRAVIDTGAGRVSIGLPPRVAHCLTPVLLRAFRDSDPQVAINVVEALSAQLREALLAGRLDLALLYDPPATSQLDCVPLFREEMVLVGHPPDGDRLPAAIPVADLGRYPMILPSRPNAIRTVVEAACRTQDVALDIVAEVDAVHTQLRMAAEGQGYTVLPRSTLSATARAADLAWAPIGSPALRNRLVLATSRSKPPGAAGGAVGALIQRIDWTALFEGRPALP
- a CDS encoding M20 family metallopeptidase — protein: MTRQSAIQHALHHLDSGDFAEVLGRRVAMATESEEAGQAPVLHAYLTDDIAPALSAMGFVCTTYPNPTGRDLPFLVADRIEDSTLPTVLLYGHGDVVRGQAASWRDGLDPWTLVHDAGRWFGRGTADNKGQHSIVFAALQAAIDARQGRLGYNVRILLEMGEEAGSPGLLEFCRAQRSRLSADLLIASDGPRLAAERPTLFMGSRGAVNFELRVASRDRAYHSGNWGGLLENPAIVLTHALASLVDARGRIVIDALRPPAMPDTVDRAVRDLQVGTGADDPVVDPTWGEPGLNAAQQVFGWNTLEILTLDAGQPAKPVNAIPARASAWCQLRFVVGTDWQQLEQHVRAHLDAAGFPMVQITIGARAGATRLDPQDPWVQWAAQSVTATTGQAPVLLPNLGGSLPNDVFADELGLPTLWVPHSYPACAQHAPNEHLLESVTREGLAMMAGLFWDLGDAGAGLREGAARRRLAA